One Skermanella pratensis genomic window, TAGAGCATGAACGGAGCTTAGAAGCAATGCTCGTAAAACCATTTTCTTGTGCGGCGCAATATAAGGGATCCCTGTTTGTGACGAATGCTGTGTGACACGTGTAACGATGTGTGACGCCGAGGCCCTGCCGAACCTGGAGTTTTCCTGCTCGACCGGATTGGCACGCCCATTGCTGCTGCATCTCCCGCATCACTCGATGTGACGGTCCGACGTCTCCTCCTTACGGTGCGGCGCAACCGGCGCCGCACCGATTTCCCGGTCGGGGGCGGGCCGTCCGAAAAAGGATACAGGGGAAACTGCCACGTGGATCATCAGGAGCCTGAAGTCGATATCGAGCGCCGGACCGTCCTGAAGGCGGCGCTGTGCGCCGGAGTGGCGCTTCATCTGGCGCCAATGGCCGGACCGGCGGAAGCCATGGCCCAGGGAGACCCGCGCAAGTCGAGGCCCCAGGCGGGCGACCGGCTGGTGTTCGCCTCCGGCGGGCGCAAGGGCGAGCCGATCGCGGACAAGGATATCCAGCAAGGTCATCAGCAGGTCATGGCCTATAGCCTGGACCCCGCGTCGGAAACGGTCCGCGACGGCTCGCGGCTCAACAAGGTGATGCTGATCCGGCTCGATCCGGCCGATCTGGACGAGGAGACCCGCAAGCACGCCGCCGACGGCATCGTCGCCTTCTCCGCCGTTTGCAGCCATGCCGGCTGCGACGTTTCCGGCTGGCACGGGGAGGAGAGGATCCTCGAATGCCCGTGCCACCATTCCAAGTTCGACCCGCGCGCCGGCGGCAAGGTGGTCGGCGGCCCCGCGCCCCGCCGCCTGGCGCTCCTGCCGCTGGAGAACGGCCCCGAGGGGCTGGTCGTGGCGGCCGGGTTCATCGGCAAGGTCGGCGCCGCGACGTCGGCCTGAAGGCAAGCAACTCAACGAAAAACAATCTTTGGGGAGGAAATCATGGACAAGGGATCGTTGGCGAGAGGCATCGCCGCGGTGGCGCTGATGCTGGGTTCGGTGCCCGCGTTGGCGGCCGGCCCGCTGGACAACTATGCGCCGGTCACCCAGGAGCGGTTGGAGAAACCGGAGGATGGCAACTGGCTGCAATACCGCCGGACCTACGACAGCTGGGGCTACAGCCCGCTGTCCCAGGTGAACGCCGGCAACGTCAAGGACATGGTGCCGGTCTGGAGCTTCTCGACCGGCGTGAACGAGGGACACCAGGCGCCGCCGGTGGTCAACAACGGCGTCATGTTCATCACCACGCCCCAGGCGCAGGTGATAGCGCTGGACGCCAAGACCGGGGACCTGCTGTGGCGCTACAAGCGCGAGTTGCCGGAGGATCTGACCCAGCTCCACCCGACCAACCGGGGCGTGGCGCTGCTGGGCGACAAGGTCTATGTCGGCACGGTGGATGCCTTCATCGTGGCGCTGGACGCCAAGACCGGAAAGCTGGTGTGGGAGCAGCCGGTCGAGGATTACCAGAAGGGCTACTACATCACCATGGCGCCGCTGGCCGCCAAGGGGAAGGTTATGGTCGGCATGTCCGGCGGCGAGTTCGGCATCCGGGGTTTCCTGGCGGCGTTCGACGCGGAGACGGGCAAGCCCGCCTGGAAGACCAGCACCATTCCGGGACCGGGCGAGCCGGGGCACGAGACCTGGGCGGGCGAGACCTGGAAGACCGGCGGCGCCCCGGTCTGGATCACCGGCAGCTACGACCCGGCCACGGGCCTGTCCTACTGGGGGACCGGCAACGCGGCGCCCTGGATGGCCGACCAGCGGGCGGGGGACAACAAGTGGGCGAACTCCGTCGTCGCGATCGATGTCCAGACCGGCAAGATGAAGTCGGCCCACCAGTACCATTGGAACGAGGCGTGGGACTGGGACGAGGTCGCGGCCCCGATCCTGGTCGACGTGCAGCGGGACGGCCGGACCTACAAGAGCCTCGTCCATGCCGGCCGCAACGGCTATCTGTGGATCCTGGAAAGGTCGGGGGACGAGATCAAGTTCGTCGACGCCAAGCCCTTCGTCCGGCAGAACGTGTTCAAGAGCCTGGATCCCAAGACCGGGCGGCCGACCTATGACGAGACCAAGGTTCCGGGCACCGGCAAGCGGGCGGACTTCTGCCCCTCGCTGTGGGGCGGCAAGGACTGGCCGCCGGTGGCCTACAACCCGCAGACCCGGCTGATGTATATCCCGGCCAACGAGAACCTGTGCGGCTATCTGGAAGGCAAGCAGACCGAGTACGAGCCCGGCCAGCTCTATATCGGCGTCGCCATCTCCGACATCGGCATGACAGTCCATCCCGGCGCCGACCATATCGGCGAGCTTCAGGCCTGGAACCTGGATACCGGGCAGAAGGTCTGGACCCAGAAATTCGACAAGTCGCAGAACTGGGGGCCGGTGCTGACGACAGGCGGCGGCCTGGTCTTCATGGGCGGCACCAACGACCGCTTCTTCCGGGCGTTCGACGCCAAGACCGGCGACAAGCTGTGGGAGACGCGGACGAACTCCGGCGTGACGGGAGTGCCGGTATCTTACGAGGTCGACGGAGTGCAGTACGTCGCCGTCCAATCCGGCTGGGGCGTCGATGCCCAGCGCAAGCAGGAAAAGCTGGCCCAGCTCGGCTATGCGACGCTGGACGTGCCCCAGGGCGGCGTCGTCTGGGTCTACGCGCTTCGCAAGTAGATCCGGGAGATGCTTCGGCTTCGATCGGTGCCGGGAGATCCGCCGTCGCGCTGGTCGGCCGAGATCGTGGAAGGCTGCGGGGAATTCCGCAGCCTTCTGCTCGGGACCGGACGGGACCGCCGCTACATCATCGACTTCTGCGTGGTCGCGGACCGGCCAATGATGCTGATCAGCCTGACGGACGGGACACCGGAGGCCGCGGTCTACATCGAAGCCGGCAGGGTCATCCTGGAGGACCGGTGCCGGCACGCCGCCGTGGTGGAGGACGGGATGTTGCGGGAGGAGGGCGGGTAGAGGCGTTTCGATGGCCCTGCCGGGGCGCTCTCCCGCAACAAGCGGCTTGACGTGGCCTCCGGATGTGCGAACCTTTCCGTCATCTGCAAACAACGGAAAGGAGGTGATCCAATGTCTCATGGAGCAAAGCCGGTCATTGCCGTGCTGTTCGGCATCTCGGCTCTTCTGACGGCTGGGGTCGCCAGCGCCTGCCCTTCGCATACGACCCACTCCGCTCAGGCCCCGGCCAGCGACACCGTCGCCGACCAGGCCAAGAAAGTGCAGAGCGAGACACGCGGCTGACGACCGGCTGCACCATGGTAGGAAGCGGGCCGTCCCACACCGGGGCGGCCCGTTTTCCTTTGGGCCGGCGGGACCGGCTTTCCCGGGCCGCAGATGACGGCGAGGGACGAGGAGGGGCGCCCGTTTTGGATGTCGCCCCGCGGTGCGGTTCCTTATTCACGATGTCAGATATCCCTGAGCACGGGCATGGTCCGCGGTGGACGGGTCGGCGGATGCTGTCCTGATCGTCAATACGCAGCGGATCGGCCGGAAAGTCAAGGATTATTTTCCTGTTCCGTCACCGTGCCGCCGCCACCCCCGGTATCGGCCGCAAGTGTCGGCAAAGGTCATGATTCCGAAGGATGTTGACATGGCACCCCCCGGTTATGGACGCAAATGTAAACATTCTCGGCGGTCGGGCAGTTGCGGTAACTCATTTGGCTTGAGCGGTCCGGCCCCATCAGCGGTTCGGAGATCGTTAGGTATTTTGCCCTAAGAGTGCCTAACATAACCATCGTTCGACGAAGCGGAAGGTGATGAGGGCTGCGGCGAGGTGATTGAAGGCGGCAAAGATATCGATCCGGCGTTCGTAGCGCACGGAGATCCGCCGGAATCGGGCGAACCATGCCAAGGTGCGTTCGACCTTCCAGCGGTGCCGGCCGAGCCGTTCGCTGTTTTCGATGCCGCGGCGCGCGATGCGGGGAATGATGGCGCGCCGGCGCAAGGCGCGGCGGCAGCGGGAGAAATCATAACCCTTGTCGGCGTGGAGCTTGGCGGGACGGCGGCGGGGCCGTCCGGCGCACTGGCGAATGGCCGGGATGGCGTCCACCGTGGCCTCCAGCATGCGGCTGTCGTGGACGTTGGCGGCCGACAGGGTCACGGCCAACGGGATGCCATTGGCGTCGATGACGACGTGGCGCTTGGAGCCCGGCTTGCCGCGGTCGGTCGGGTTCGGCCCGGTCTCCCGGCCCCCCTTTTTGCCGGGACGCTGGCGCTGTCCAGCGCCGCCCGGCTCCAGTCGATCGCGTTGGCCTTGCCCAGCCGGTCCAGAAGAACGTGGTGCAACGTCTCCCAGACCCCCGCGGACTGCCAGTCGCGCAACCGCCGCCAGCAGGTCATGCCCGAGCCACAGCCCATCTCTTGCGGCAGCATCTCCCACGGAATGCCACTTTTCAACACGAACAGGATGCCGGTCAGCGCCGCCCGGTCATCGACCGGCGGCCGACCACCTTTCGGACGGGGCGGACGGGACGGCAACAGCGGCGCCACGACCGCCCACAGCTCATCGCTGACAAGGGGTTTCGCCATGCCCTTCAGATAGGCGGCGCCAGCCTCTCATCAAGGTTTTGTTAGACGCTCTAAGTGCTCGTGACGATCAAGGATTAGCGGTCCGGCACAGTGGTTTCGATGAGTCCGGCGGCGCGGAGTGTCGTCGGCCGGCGTCGGCCTACAGTTGGAAGCCCGCGTCGTTCACGACGGCGGTTCCCTTATATCCGGGCCTCGGCCCGACACGAGCCTGACGACGGCGTTTCCGGCGCTCTTCATGGCGGATACGACCGGCCAGACGCACCAGGCCTGCAAGAGCGTGGCGGCAGCGCCGGTCAGGGTGGCCAACAGCATTCCGACGGTGGTGACGCCGGCCATTTCGCCCATGGCGCCATCGGAAATGCCGATCGCGGCGGCTAGGGCCAGATAGCGAGGATAGTGGCCGAGGCAGAGGGCCAGGATGAAGACGGCGGCGGCGGTCAGGGGGCTGGCCGCCGAGGCGGCGAAAACGCCGATCAGCTCGATCAGGGGTGCCAGAGCGTCACGGTGGTCCATCGGCCATACCTCCCGGATAGGCATCATAAACCTTTGCCGGCCCGTGCTGGAAGAGGCGGGACGCCGCCGGCTCCGGAAGAGCGGCGGCGACCCTTACTTTCGGATCACAAGACCAGCAGGGTGAACGGCCTGACATGGGCCTGGGCCATGATCAGCAGCCCGACCGGGACTGCCAGCGCCGTCGGCCGACGCCATCAGGACCGGGTTGATGCCCAACCGCTCCGACGTGATCTTCGGCAGGCCGCCGAACAGCACGTTCCTCATGTGGAAGATGCCGATCCCCCGGCAGGACGACGATCGGAATCGTCGCCACCACGGGTCGAGAACATCATGCTTTCGAATGGATCATAAATCTGGCGCCACATTGCGTGTCCTCCCATGGCTCCGATCAGCGTGCCCTGTTCCATGCCTTGGAAGGCCCATTGGTTCGTATCAAACAGCTTGCAACGGCGACAGTGGGGATGCCCACATTTCAGGGCTTCGGGAACCAGTCTTGAGGAGGAGCATCGAACTCTGGTGCGCCGCACAATCCGCTACGTCCCGCGCGGCGCACCCAATCCTGGAGAAGTTGACTTTCAGAAGTTCCGGTTCAGTGATCCACAACCAGATATTGCTTGAACCTCTGCCAGTTCGAGACGTAGCGGTCGGCGCCCTTGCGCATCTCGGCGATCTGGTCCTCGGTGAGCTGGCGAATCACCTTGCCGGGGGAGCCCACCACCATGGAATTGTCGGGGATCTCCTTGCCCTCGGTGATCAGGCTGTTGGCCCCGATCAGGCAGTTCTTCCCGATCCTGGCGCCGTTCAGGACGATGCTGCCGATTCCGACCAGGGACCCCTCGCCGATGGTGCAGCCGTGAAGCATGACCATATGGCCCACCGTGACGTTCGCGCCGATGTCCATCGGGAACCCGGGGTCGGTGTGGAGCACGGAGCCATCCTGGATGTTGGCGTTCTCGCCGATGGTGATCGGTTCGTTGTCCCCCGGATGACCGCGTTCCACCAGACGCTTGCGTTGCGCTTCATGATCACGTTGCCGATGACGACGGCGTTGGGCGCTATCCACCAGGCATCGCCTTCGGTCTGAACCCGAACATCCCCCAAAGCGTATTTCATGGTCTGGTCTCCCTTGCTGAGGCTGGCTATCCATTGACGGGTACGACCTGGGAAAACAAGGTTCAGTCGGCATGATTGCAAATTTGGGCAGGCGGGGCCTTGCCGTGCGGGTGGCGGTCGTCCTGGCGGTCGCGGCGGGCGTCGCCCTGTCGGATCGCCTGGCCGACGCGGTCGGGAACGTGCGCGACGCGGCGGTGGGGGCGAGGCGGACCGACCTGTTCGTTTCCGGCGGGCTGACCCACAGGGCGGGACGCGAGATCGTCGCCTTCATCGAGGCCCACCGGGGCGAACCGGTCCGCCTGGTGCTGGACAGCCCCGGCGGCTATGCTGGAGCCGCCGACCGGGTGCGCGAGGCGGTGCTGGATCATGGCGCTGTCGGGACGGTGGTCGCCGGCTACAACATCTGCGCCTCGGCCTGCACCGCCATCTTCGCGGCCGGCCGAAGCCGGGCGGCGGGAGAGAACGCCCGGTTCGTCTTCCATGCCCCCCGCCTGGTGATCGGGCCGGTGTCGCTGCCCGATCCGTTCGGCGGGGACCCGGCCCGCTATGCCGTGCCGAACGATCCCGGCGGGCGCATCGGAACGGCGCTCAAGGGGTTCCTGGAACGCGGGGATGCGCTGGACGACGGGGAGACCGGGGCTTCCGCCCTCGACCTGGCGCGGATCGTGCCGGGCTGGATCACGGAATTGCTGCCCTCCGATGCGGCGATATGACGGGTTATTTCGGCAGGCGCATGTTGGTGTTGAACGGGTGCCGCCGGTGTTTGTTGAACCTTTGGTCAATCCAAAGGGGGAAAAATGTCGATCATCGCTTGGATCATTCTGGGACTCATCGCGGGCTGGATCGCCAGCAAGATCATGCACGGCTCCGGGTCCGGCCTTGTCATCAACCTGGTGCTCGGCATCGTCGGCGCCTTCGTCGGCGGGTTTCTGTTCAGCGCAGTCGGCGGGACCGGGGTCACCGGTTTCAATATCTGGAGCCTGATCGTCGCCGTGATAGGCGCCATCGTCGTGCTCTGGATCTACAACGCCGTCGCGGGCCGCCGCAGGGTCTGAGGGCGGTGAGGGCGGTCCGCTTCGAATTCGGCCGGTAGCGCCTTCAGAACCGGCGGTTCGGATCGTAGGTCGGCGTCGGCGCTGCTAGCCGAGACCGGCCTACGATGCGCCGGCCTTGATGGGCCGGTCGCAGGTATCGCGATACTTTTACGATCTTAGGTTGTCATCCCTTGCGGCGTTCTGTCAGAATGCCTTTGTAGCATCGATGTTGCATAGCAGCAAAAGATGTCGCACCATGGAGGCAATGCAATTCTGCTGGAGCGGATCAAGCGATGGTTGCCACCAAGAACCCTACAAGGCGGACCGGCAGACAGCCTGCCCAATCCGACGCCAAGCCCGCCACCCCGGCCCGTAAGCCCGCCATCCGGTCCCGCGCGAAGAGCGCGGAGAATGCGCCGGACGTGATGACGGACCCGGTGGCGACCCCCCGCAATCCCCGGCGGAGCCCGAAACGGCGTCACGGCCCGAAGCCGCTCCGGTGGCGGAGGCCGCGTCGGCCGAACCGCTGCCCGAGGCCGCCGCTCCCGAACCCGAGCCCGCCGTTTCGGAGCCGGAGCCCGACGCTTCCGAGGAGGCAACGGCGGCAATGGCCGAGGAGCTTGGCGTGGACCAGGACGTGGACAAGCTGGCGAGCCTTGCCGAGCAGGTCGTCCACGAGGCCGAGGCGATGGCTGGGGAGGCCGCGCACAATTTCCAGAAGGCGATGCAGGCGGCCACTTCCGGGGGCGGCGTCGTGCCGACGCTGGGCGGGGTCAACTCCTATCTGCGCCTGTCGGTCGAGATCAACGCCCGGTTCATGGAGGAATTCGCCAAGGTGCGTTCCCCGGTGGATCTCGTGGGGCTCCAGATGCGCTTCCTGGAGGAGCACCGGGCCGCCATGCTGGATTTCGCCCGCCAGTGGGTGCCGAAGACGCGCGAGTCCTGAACCGCGTCTGCGACACCTGTCGCAGGCCTGTAGCAACAGGCGTCGCACCGGCACCTGGACATATGCCGAAAGCCGTTGCCGACCAATAGCTTGGTATGATGGCACGGCGGTTGCTCTTCCCTCGACACGGACCCGGTTCACAAGGGTCCGCACCCGAGGGAGGAGCAGACATGCAGCTCAATCGAGAAGAGCTACTCCAGAGCTATCGCACCATGTGCACGATCCGCGAGTTCGAGGAACGTGTGCATACCGAGTTCTCCGAAGGCGGCATCCCCGGCTTCGTGCATCTCTATGCCGGCGAGGAGGCTTCGGCCGTCGGTGTGTGCATGCACCTGGACGGCCGCGACAACATCGCCAGCACCCACCGCGGCCACGGCCACTGCATCGCCAAGGGCTGCGACGTCGTCGGCATGATGAAGGAGATCTTCGGCCGGGGCGACGGGCTGTGCGGCGGCAAGGGCGGCTCCATGCACATCGCCGACCTGTCGCGCGGCATGATGGGGGCGAACGGCATCGTCGGCGGCGGCCCGCCGCTTGTCTGCGGCGCCGCCCTGACCGCGAAGACCCTGAAGACCGGCGGGGTCGCCGTGGCCTTCGTCGGTGACGGCGCGTCCAACCAGGGTACCACCCTGGAAAGCTACAACCTCGCCAAGGTCTGGAACCTGCCGGTCATTTTCGTGGTAGAGGACAACGGCTATGCCGAGGCGACCGCCAGCGTCTGGTCGGTGGCCGGCAGCCAGTCCAAGCGGGCGGCGGCATTCGACATTCCCTCCTATGAGTTGGACGGCAACGACTTCTTCGCGATCCATCAGGCTGCCGGCGAGGCGATCGAACGGGCGCGGGGCGGTGGCGGGCCGAGCCTGCTGCATGTCAGGCTGACCCGCTACTACGGCCATTTCGAGGGCGACGCCATGACCTACCGCGCGCCCGGCGAGGTCGAGACGGCGCGGCGCGAGCGCGACCCGCTCAAGTTCTTCCGCCAGCGCGTGACCGAGGCGGGGCTGCTGGAGCCTGCCCAGCTGGACGAGATCGAGGGCGAGGTAAAGTCGCTGATCGACCGGTCCGTCATGGAGTCCAAGGCGGCCCCGCCGCCGGCCCCCGACCGCCTGCTGACCGACGTCTACGTCTCGTACTGAGAGGATGCCATCATGTCGAAGAAGTCATACCGTCAGGCGATCAACGAGGCGCTGGCCCAGGAGATGCGCCGCGACCCGACCGTCATCGTGATGGGCGAGGACAATGTCGGCGGCATGGGCGCTCCCGGCGAGGACGACGCCTGGGGCGGCGTGCTTGGCGTGACGAAGGGTCTGATGCCGGAGTTCGGGCGCGACCGGGTGCTCGACACGCCGATCACCGAGAGCGCCTTCATCGGCGCCGCCGTGGGAGCCGCCGCGACCGGGCTGCGGCCGGTGGCCGAGCTGATGTTCGTGGATTTCATGGGCGTCTGCTTCGACCAGATCTTCAACCAGGCGGCCAAGTTCCGCTACATGTTCGGCGGCAAGGCGGTCACGCCGGTGGTGATCCGGACCATGTACGGTGCGGGGTTCCGGGCCGCCAGCCAGCACAGCCAGTGCCTTTACCCCGTCTTCACCCACATTCCGGGGCTGAAAGTCGTCGTGCCGTCGTCCGCCTATGAGGCCAAGGGACTGCTGATCCAGTCGATCCGCGACAACGACCCTGTGATCTTCCTGGAGCACAAGGTCCTTTACGACGAAATCGAGGAGGTGCCGGACGAGCCCTACACGATCCCGTTCGGCGAGGCCAACCTTACCCGCGAGGGCGACGACGTGACGATCGTCGCGTTCGGCCGGATGGTCGGTTTCGCCAACAAGGCGGCCGATCTGCTGGAGAAGGAGGGCATCGCCTGCACGGTGATCGACCCGCGCACGACTTCCCCGCTGGACGAGGACAC contains:
- a CDS encoding gamma carbonic anhydrase family protein, whose product is MERGHPGDNEPITIGENANIQDGSVLHTDPGFPMDIGANVTVGHMVMLHGCTIGEGSLVGIGSIVLNGARIGKNCLIGANSLITEGKEIPDNSMVVGSPGKVIRQLTEDQIAEMRKGADRYVSNWQRFKQYLVVDH
- a CDS encoding alpha-ketoacid dehydrogenase subunit beta; amino-acid sequence: MSKKSYRQAINEALAQEMRRDPTVIVMGEDNVGGMGAPGEDDAWGGVLGVTKGLMPEFGRDRVLDTPITESAFIGAAVGAAATGLRPVAELMFVDFMGVCFDQIFNQAAKFRYMFGGKAVTPVVIRTMYGAGFRAASQHSQCLYPVFTHIPGLKVVVPSSAYEAKGLLIQSIRDNDPVIFLEHKVLYDEIEEVPDEPYTIPFGEANLTREGDDVTIVAFGRMVGFANKAADLLEKEGIACTVIDPRTTSPLDEDTIIEAVEDTGRLVVVDEASPRCGMAADVSALVAQNAFKALKAPIRMVTPPHTPVPFAPELEDAYIPTPDKIAEAVRHVMA
- a CDS encoding methanol/ethanol family PQQ-dependent dehydrogenase; the protein is MDKGSLARGIAAVALMLGSVPALAAGPLDNYAPVTQERLEKPEDGNWLQYRRTYDSWGYSPLSQVNAGNVKDMVPVWSFSTGVNEGHQAPPVVNNGVMFITTPQAQVIALDAKTGDLLWRYKRELPEDLTQLHPTNRGVALLGDKVYVGTVDAFIVALDAKTGKLVWEQPVEDYQKGYYITMAPLAAKGKVMVGMSGGEFGIRGFLAAFDAETGKPAWKTSTIPGPGEPGHETWAGETWKTGGAPVWITGSYDPATGLSYWGTGNAAPWMADQRAGDNKWANSVVAIDVQTGKMKSAHQYHWNEAWDWDEVAAPILVDVQRDGRTYKSLVHAGRNGYLWILERSGDEIKFVDAKPFVRQNVFKSLDPKTGRPTYDETKVPGTGKRADFCPSLWGGKDWPPVAYNPQTRLMYIPANENLCGYLEGKQTEYEPGQLYIGVAISDIGMTVHPGADHIGELQAWNLDTGQKVWTQKFDKSQNWGPVLTTGGGLVFMGGTNDRFFRAFDAKTGDKLWETRTNSGVTGVPVSYEVDGVQYVAVQSGWGVDAQRKQEKLAQLGYATLDVPQGGVVWVYALRK
- a CDS encoding ubiquinol-cytochrome c reductase iron-sulfur subunit; translated protein: MDHQEPEVDIERRTVLKAALCAGVALHLAPMAGPAEAMAQGDPRKSRPQAGDRLVFASGGRKGEPIADKDIQQGHQQVMAYSLDPASETVRDGSRLNKVMLIRLDPADLDEETRKHAADGIVAFSAVCSHAGCDVSGWHGEERILECPCHHSKFDPRAGGKVVGGPAPRRLALLPLENGPEGLVVAAGFIGKVGAATSA
- a CDS encoding GlsB/YeaQ/YmgE family stress response membrane protein; this translates as MSIIAWIILGLIAGWIASKIMHGSGSGLVINLVLGIVGAFVGGFLFSAVGGTGVTGFNIWSLIVAVIGAIVVLWIYNAVAGRRRV
- a CDS encoding thiamine pyrophosphate-dependent dehydrogenase E1 component subunit alpha, with protein sequence MQLNREELLQSYRTMCTIREFEERVHTEFSEGGIPGFVHLYAGEEASAVGVCMHLDGRDNIASTHRGHGHCIAKGCDVVGMMKEIFGRGDGLCGGKGGSMHIADLSRGMMGANGIVGGGPPLVCGAALTAKTLKTGGVAVAFVGDGASNQGTTLESYNLAKVWNLPVIFVVEDNGYAEATASVWSVAGSQSKRAAAFDIPSYELDGNDFFAIHQAAGEAIERARGGGGPSLLHVRLTRYYGHFEGDAMTYRAPGEVETARRERDPLKFFRQRVTEAGLLEPAQLDEIEGEVKSLIDRSVMESKAAPPPAPDRLLTDVYVSY